Proteins encoded by one window of Ignavibacteriota bacterium:
- a CDS encoding T9SS type A sorting domain-containing protein produces MKFYINFLILILFFPYFSKSQAELDKVWEVNCKVKNLSYLNLINYSIDNKKIRLLIDGQPPKLLLKNPAIIDIDFNGNLLKNISTVMSKTAKPYFVSDLNNEHHYFTKYDGKINILVTDEDGDSLSFVPFDLPSNYYATSNPIYYNESIIQYVSDFETLDGYLYYFDKFFNKKFEIKLEKPKSELYLYPYPRLKIDSANFDLFTLFYGPTLYLDGSVDHLVLVKYDTLGKIKWETDIQLPNNKRIFYQDYKIEADNIFILYYVKEDKDKYFSILKLNNNGEIITNIPLYDDLTNHFWLRTKFISNDRIAYWGYNVSADPLEVSINFLKILNINGDILNKYEWQSFHTIIGLFETHLSNLIILTSRIDTLSVMEIKLSTVSVHDYNYFADNTQISIHPNPASDFITIQLRNKGLQPFAADRVQIFDMLGLEVISTPSASQPPTGEGNLRIDVSHLPTGVYFVQIIGSNGACSIVKKFVKM; encoded by the coding sequence ATGAAATTTTATATTAACTTTTTAATCCTGATTCTCTTTTTTCCTTATTTTTCCAAATCACAAGCAGAATTGGATAAGGTGTGGGAAGTCAATTGCAAAGTAAAAAATCTATCTTATTTAAATTTGATAAATTACAGCATTGACAATAAAAAAATTAGATTGCTAATAGATGGACAGCCACCTAAATTACTATTAAAAAACCCAGCAATTATTGATATTGATTTTAATGGTAATTTACTAAAAAACATAAGTACAGTTATGAGCAAAACCGCAAAACCTTACTTTGTTTCTGATCTAAATAATGAGCATCACTATTTCACTAAATATGATGGCAAGATAAATATTTTGGTTACAGATGAAGACGGAGACTCTCTTTCCTTTGTTCCTTTTGATTTACCGTCAAATTACTATGCAACTTCGAATCCTATTTATTACAATGAAAGTATCATTCAGTATGTGAGTGATTTTGAAACTCTCGATGGATATCTATATTATTTTGATAAATTCTTTAATAAGAAATTTGAAATTAAATTAGAAAAACCTAAATCAGAATTATACTTGTATCCATACCCTCGTTTAAAAATAGATTCAGCCAATTTTGATTTATTCACATTATTCTATGGTCCAACACTATACCTTGATGGTTCAGTAGATCATTTGGTTTTAGTTAAATATGATACACTGGGTAAGATTAAATGGGAGACTGATATTCAATTGCCAAATAATAAAAGAATATTTTATCAGGATTATAAAATTGAAGCTGACAACATATTCATATTATATTATGTTAAAGAAGACAAAGATAAATATTTTTCTATACTTAAATTAAATAATAATGGAGAAATTATTACAAATATCCCATTATACGACGATTTAACAAATCATTTTTGGTTAAGAACAAAATTCATTAGTAATGATAGAATAGCTTATTGGGGATACAATGTTAGTGCTGATCCATTAGAAGTTTCAATCAATTTTTTAAAGATATTAAACATAAATGGCGACATTCTAAATAAATATGAATGGCAGAGTTTTCACACAATAATTGGTTTGTTTGAAACTCATTTGAGTAATTTGATTATTTTAACTTCACGAATTGATACGTTAAGTGTAATGGAAATCAAATTATCAACGGTTTCTGTTCATGATTATAATTATTTTGCTGACAATACTCAAATCTCAATCCACCCTAATCCCGCAAGTGATTTCATCACAATTCAATTACGCAACAAAGGGCTTCAGCCCTTTGCGGCAGATAGAGTGCAAATATTTGATATGCTTGGTTTGGAAGTCATATCCACCCCGTCTGCTTCGCAGCCACCCACAGGAGAGGGGAATTTAAGAA
- a CDS encoding T9SS type A sorting domain-containing protein, with amino-acid sequence MRKLFLILFFLQIIALHHHTKANPNIVWEKELELNNMTGVWIYKLGIFDNELYIWLAGSNQNEPTLKAINNIKTDIFGNVIYNKKADQMKGRNGGNSFIYYFYRNNNYMEFRGIWNWAPGGLSNYHSIKIQSDGEMENFHSDSSNKMIFYDPAYANSFYDSVYVGFFHAYKEENKQKLLVLNDDGEYIRDLQLDTAGINEPIHWDKQQYYLFPSSDKHIITTLYSPIDTKQDHYGWNDFVYICKFNLDGNLIWNSKLHNEGYKRLNIYYIRENTDSSFFIIGEVFNTLSDKALYFAKVNKDGIKLWSKTVNHADPITRIEQSFTPLRNGEFYAIYGRIPARTKENEEGSDFYMMIIDSSGKVVEEYSWNRFTNINAVKGVVENEDGNIIVLGRNGWDSYYLAEIKPDFLTNVANESASREFRIGLYPNPASDYVRIKTINYDSYMTALCSLVDINGKEVQKFNFTDEYDLSTKNLNSGNYILRINFINEFGLSSGTVTENILIIK; translated from the coding sequence ATGAGAAAGTTATTTTTAATATTGTTTTTTTTACAAATTATTGCTTTACATCATCATACCAAGGCTAATCCCAATATTGTTTGGGAGAAAGAATTAGAATTAAATAATATGACAGGTGTTTGGATTTACAAATTAGGAATATTTGATAACGAATTATATATTTGGCTCGCAGGGAGTAACCAGAATGAACCAACATTGAAAGCTATTAATAATATAAAAACAGACATTTTTGGAAATGTGATTTATAATAAAAAAGCTGACCAAATGAAAGGGAGAAATGGTGGTAACTCATTTATTTATTACTTTTATAGAAATAACAACTATATGGAATTTAGAGGTATATGGAATTGGGCTCCTGGTGGACTTTCAAATTATCATAGTATTAAAATTCAAAGTGACGGAGAAATGGAGAATTTCCACTCTGATTCTTCAAATAAGATGATTTTTTATGATCCGGCTTATGCAAACTCATTTTATGATAGCGTTTATGTCGGCTTCTTCCACGCTTACAAAGAGGAAAATAAACAAAAACTTTTGGTTCTAAATGATGATGGAGAATATATCAGAGATTTGCAACTTGATACAGCAGGCATTAATGAGCCGATACATTGGGATAAACAGCAGTATTATTTATTTCCGAGTTCTGATAAGCATATTATTACTACTCTCTACAGTCCGATTGATACCAAACAAGATCATTACGGTTGGAATGATTTTGTATATATTTGTAAATTTAATTTAGATGGCAATCTGATTTGGAATTCCAAACTTCATAATGAAGGGTATAAAAGACTTAATATATATTATATCAGAGAAAACACTGATTCATCATTCTTTATAATTGGTGAAGTATTTAATACTCTTTCCGATAAAGCTCTTTACTTTGCTAAAGTCAATAAAGATGGTATTAAATTATGGTCGAAGACTGTGAATCATGCTGATCCAATAACACGGATAGAACAATCATTTACACCTCTTAGAAATGGTGAATTCTATGCTATCTATGGTCGTATCCCGGCACGGACAAAAGAGAATGAGGAAGGTTCTGACTTTTATATGATGATTATTGATTCTTCAGGCAAAGTTGTTGAAGAATATTCATGGAATAGATTTACCAATATTAATGCTGTCAAAGGTGTAGTGGAAAATGAAGACGGCAATATAATAGTTTTAGGTAGAAATGGATGGGATTCATATTATTTAGCAGAAATTAAACCTGATTTTTTAACAAATGTGGCTAATGAATCTGCAAGCCGGGAATTTAGAATCGGCTTATATCCAAATCCTGCAAGTGATTATGTCAGGATTAAAACTATCAATTACGACTCATATATGACAGCTCTTTGCAGTTTGGTTGATATCAATGGAAAAGAAGTTCAAAAATTTAACTTCACAGATGAATATGATTTGAGTACAAAGAATCTTAATTCCGGAAATTATATTTTAAGAATCAATTTCATCAATGAATTTGGCTTGTCATCAGGAACAGTTACCGAAAATATTTTAATCATTAAATAG